The DNA window CGATGTCAGCTCGCGACCTTTTCCCGGCACCCCGGGTTGACCGAACAACGGATTCAGGTCCAGCGTGCTGATTCTGCCTGCGATTTCCCAAGCCCCCCAATCGCCCTTGCAAACGTCAAGCGGATGATTCGGCTTGACTCGTCCGAATACGCCCGCGGCTCGGTTGTACGGAATGATTTCGCCCGTCAACATGTACCGCGCTGTGACGTAGCCGCCTTCGACGGTTACGTTCTCGCCGGTCGGCAAATCGAGGTTCGACCAGCGGTACTCCGTTTGAATCAAACCTCGGCCTAATGACAGCGCGCCTTCGACGTTGAAAAGGTTGACGTGTTCGACGGGGAAAACGCCAGTATTCACAAACGGCGGTACAAAGTCGATCGGCAAGACGCGGGTGTGGTCTCTTCAGGGCGCAGTTTGACGGTTGATTGAGGTGCGTCGGTTTCGCGGCATTGCGTAACCTCGGATTGGTGTTTCAGAACAAGGGCGTCCCGCGTCACACTGATGTTGCAAAACAAAAA is part of the Rubripirellula tenax genome and encodes:
- a CDS encoding porin, which translates into the protein MPIDFVPPFVNTGVFPVEHVNLFNVEGALSLGRGLIQTEYRWSNLDLPTGENVTVEGGYVTARYMLTGEIIPYNRAAGVFGRVKPNHPLDVCKGDWGAWEIAGRISTLDLNPLFGQPGVPGKGRELTSSSVALNWYWWANGKCQFEYVNGQLNDPTLGDSETNTFASRVQFDF